A single window of Hyla sarda isolate aHylSar1 chromosome 2, aHylSar1.hap1, whole genome shotgun sequence DNA harbors:
- the LHFPL5 gene encoding LHFPL tetraspan subfamily member 5 protein: protein MAPLLPAQEAAKIYHTNYVRNARAIGVLWAVFTICFSIIMVEVFIQPYWIGDSLNTPQAGYFGLFSYCIGNALTSELICKGSALDFESIPSGAFKTAMFFIGVSMFLVVGSMLSFSLFFFCNSATVYKVCAWMQLASAAGLMIGCLIYPDGWDSAEVKRMCGDKTDKYTLGACTVRWAYILAIIAIMDALILSFLAFTLGNRQDSLLPEDFKIQNKEEESG from the exons ATGGCTCCGCTGCTGCCAGCACAAGAAGCAGCCAAAATATATCACACCAACTATGTGCGTAACGCACGTGCAATTGGTGTCTTGTGGGCAGTGTTTACTATATGCTTCTCTATCATCATGGTGGAAGTCTTCATCCAACCTTACTGGATTGGAGACAGTTTAAACACCCCACAAGCAGGTTATTTTGGTTTGTTCAGCTATTGCATAGGAAATGCACTGACGTCAGAGCTAATCTGCAAAGGAAGCGCATTGGACTTTGAGAGCATACCATCAGGAGCCTTCAAAACTGCCATGTTTTTTATTGGTGTGTCCATGTTTCTAGTGGTGGGTTCCATGCTTAGCTTCAGTCTCTTCTTTTTCTGCAACTCGGCCACAGTGTACAAAGTCTGTGCATGGATGCAGTTGGCTTCAG CGGCTGGCTTGATGATTGGATGCCTAATTTACCCTGATGGGTGGGACTCAGCAGAAGTGAAGCGTATGTGTGGAGATAAGACTGACAAATATACACTTGGAGCCTGCACTGTTCGCTGGGCCTACATCCTAGCAATAATAGCTATAATGGATGCTCTCATTCTTTCCTTTCTCGCCTTTACACTCGGAAACAGGCAGGATAGTTTGCTGCCTGAGGATTTCAAGATTCAGAACA